From Coffea arabica cultivar ET-39 chromosome 9c, Coffea Arabica ET-39 HiFi, whole genome shotgun sequence, one genomic window encodes:
- the LOC140014074 gene encoding V-type proton ATPase subunit H-like: MTMDHAELTTEQVLRRDIPWETYMTTKLITGTGLQLLRRYDKKAENYKAQLLDDDGPSYIRVFVSILRDIFKEETVEYVLALIDEMLTANPKRARLFHDKSLASEDAYEPFLRLLWKGNWFIQEKSCKILSLLVSARPKVHDGFTTNGETSDSKKKVTTIDDVLKGLVEWLCAQLKKPSHPSRGIPTAITCLATLLREPLVRSSFVQVDGVKLLVPLISPASTQQSMQLLYETCLCVWLLSYYEPALEYLATSRALPRLVEVVKGSTKEKVVRVVVLTLRNLLHKGNFGAQMVDLGLPQIVQSLKAQAWSDEDLLEALNQLEEGLKDNIKKLSSFDKYKQEVLLGHLDWSPMHKDPIFWRENITTFEENDFQILRVLITILDTSNDPRTLAVACFDLSQFIQHHPAGRVIVTDLKAKDRVMKLMNHENGEVTKNALLCIQRLFLGAKYASFLQV, translated from the exons ATGACGATGGATCACGCCGAGCTTACGACCGAGCAG GTTTTGAGGAGGGATATACCATGGGAGACCTACATGACAACTAAGCTGATAACTGGAACTGGGCTTCAGCTGTTAAGACGATATGATAAAAAGGCTGAAAATTACAAAGCCCAATTACTCGATGAT GATGGCCCATCTTATATCCGTGTGTTTGTCAGCATTTTACGAGACATATTCAAAGAAGAAACGGTGGAATATGTTCTAGCTCTGAttgatgaaatgcttactg CAAATCCCAAAAGGGCAAGATTGTTTCATGACAAGTCCCTTGCAAGCGAGGATGCTTATGAACCTTTCCTAAG ATTGCTCTGGAAAGGTAATTGGTTTATTCAAGAGAAGAGCTGTAAGATACTGTCACTACTAGTAAG TGCTAGACCAAAGGTTCATGATGGTTTCACCACAAATGGAGAAACTTCAGATTCAAAAAAGAAAGTCACCACCATTGATGATGTTTTGAAAGGCCTGGTGGAGTGGCTTTGTGCCCAG CTGAAGAAGCCTTCTCATCCTAGTCGTGGCATCCCAACAGCTATCACTTGCCTTGCAACTCTATTGAGAGAGCCACTGGTTCGATCCTCATTTGTTCAAGTGGACGGAGTGAAGTTACTTGTTCCTTTAATATCTCCAGCTTCAACTCAGCAGTCCATGCAG CTCCTTTACGAAACATGCCTGTGTGTCTGGCTTTTGTCTTACTATGAACCAGCACTCGAATATCTGGCTACTTCTAGGGCTCTACCTCGATTAGTTGAAGTTGTTAAAGGTTCAACGAAGGAAAAG GTTGTCAGGGTGGTTGTCTTAACGCTTAGGAATTTGCTCCACAAAGGGAACTTTGGTGCTCAAATGGTGGACTTGGGACTGCCACAAATTGTTCAAAGTTTGAAAGCACAGGCTTGGAGCGATGAG GATTTGTTGGAGGCCTTGAATCAACTGGAAGAAGGGTTGAAGGACAACATCAAGAAATTGAGTTCTTTTGATAAGTACAAGCAGGAAGTTCTGCTTGGCCATCTTGATTGGTCCCCAATGCACAAAGATCCCATTTTCTGGAGAGAAAACATCACAACTTTTGAGGAAAATGACTTCCAG ATCTTGCGAGTTCTCATCACAATTTTGGACACCTCCAATGACCCAAGGACGCTCGCTGTTGCTTGCTTTGATCTCTCACAATTTATTCAGCACCATCCTGCTGGTCGGGTAATAGTTACTGACCTCAAAGCTAAGGATCGGGTGATGAAGTTGATGAACCATGAGAACGGCGAGGTCACCAAGAATGCCCTTCTGTGCATCCAAAGGCTATTCCTAGGTGCGAAGTATGCCAGCTTTTTGCAGGTGTAG